A window of Neosynechococcus sphagnicola sy1 genomic DNA:
TTTCATAGAGGGGCGTTGATTTCTAGGAACGCAGTCCGGCCAGGGCTGCCTCCGCCCGTTGGGCTCCCGGTTGATCTCCTTGTTGTTGAAACAGATCCCGGGCTTTCTCAAAGGCGGAGATTGCCTCTGAGCGACGGTCTCGTGCCTGGAGTGCCAGTCCAAAATTCAAGTAGGCTTGGGCATTCTCAGGAGCCAGGGCAAGCACTTGCCGATAGGCAACAATGGCCTGGAGATAGTCCTGGCGTAACATCAAAATATCCGCCAGCCCAGCCTGGGCTTCAATCAAGTCTGGGCGGAGATAGGCCGCCCGTTGGTAGGACAAAAACGCCTGATCCAGGTCATTGTTTTCTTGGTAGATCTTGGCAATTTGCAGGTGAATCAGCGGATTGCGGGGATCGAGGCGACTGGCCAAGATAAACTCTGATTTTGCGGCCGTTAGATTTCCCTGACTGAGTCGGGCCTTGCCCAAATAGAGGTGAGGACTTCCCCGCCGGGAATCTAAGACAATTGACCGTTCTAGGGCTTTGATCGCTTGGGGATACTGTTTTTGTTGGAGGAGCGTTACCCCCAGCGACTCCATGGCTCGAGCATTGCGCGGTTCCAGTGCCAGCAGTCGCCGATAGGTCGTCATCGCTCCATTGACATTACCCTGACGAGACAACACGGCTCCCAACCCCAGGTAGGCATCGGTAAAGGTTCGGCGCAGAACAATCGCCTGCTGATAGGCAGCAGTGGCGGCGACTAAATTCCCCAGACTGGCTTGGCTAAATCCCAGGGCATAATGGAAATCAGCGTTATTAGCATCGAGGGCGATCGCCTGCTGGTAGGCATCGACAGCCGCTGAAAAATTGCCCTGCTGGGCATAGAGATAGCCCATGCCAGAGTAGATGCGGGCATTGCGGCTGTCAAGTTGTACGGCCTGTTGGTAAATGACCAAGGCTGCTGAAAAATCTTTGACATCCACCAACCGACGCCCTTCTTTCAGGAGGTTGGTGAGGACTTCATCATTGTTGAGGGGATTGGGATTATTGAGTCGTGGGTAGTAGGGGTACTGGGCAATAATGGGCTGGGACAGGGCTGGCGGTGCGATGACACCTAAGGCAGTCAGCCAGAAACCTGCAATCCATACACTTGGTTTATCCATGGCTTACGTCCTATGCATCAATCCAGGGAGGGTAGGTCTATGATCCCCAAGGTGGGATGTTACCATGACCTTGTTTAGCCTTCACTTTAGTTGGCTATTTTTGCACCTGATCTCGGGGAGATTACCGATTGTTGTAACCGCAGCACCACACTCCTGTGGTATTTAAAGCAATATGTAGCATTTCGTCATCGACGCTTCTTTGAATTCCCCAACTGCTAGTTCCCTTGAAAACCGTCATTCCGACCTCCTGGCCTTAGTTTTTGGAATTCGGTTCGTTGCTGCATCGCTATTGCATCCCTTTTGCCTGCTAACGGTTACAACCGAGCAGGCATTTTGTTTGCGTTTGTCCGACCGCCCTCAACCTCTGGAGCCTTTTGACCGCCATCATGACTGCATCGACTGTAACCACTAAGCCCCAGCAGCTCCCCTCGACTGACTCCGAGCTGCGGCTGCCAGATATTTTGCGTACCTTGCCTCGGCAGTGTTTTCAGAAGGATTGGCGTCAAGCCTGGACTGCTGTCCTGCTTAATAGCCTCTGTGTGGGGCTGGGCTACTGGGGAATTGTGTCTGCTCCATGGTTCCTACTCCCTTTTTGTTGGATCTTTACCGGAACGGCCCTCACTGGCTTTTTTGTCCTCGCCCACGATTGTGGTCATCGCTCCTTTGCCAAACGCCGTTGGCTCAATGATCTCGTGGGTCATACTCTGTTGCTGCCCTTGCTATATCCCTTTCATAGCTGGCGAATTCTGCATAATATTCACCATAAGCACACGAATAAATTGGAAGTTGATAATGCCTGGCAAGCATTTCAACCTGAGTTTTACAGCAGTCTTGGCCGCTGGGGGCGTTGGGGATATCAGGGAATGAGAGGTCGCCTCTGGTGGATGGCATCGATTCTCCATTGGGCCTTTCTGCACTTTAATTGGCAACGATTTGAGGGCAAAGATCGCGATCGCGTGCGGTTCTCGGCCTTATTGGTGCTTGCTTTTGCAGGGATTGCCTTGCCGCTGCTCTGGGTGACTACGGGCTGGTGGGGTTTATTTAGCCTTTGGTTGATGCCCTGGATGGTCTATCACTTTTGGATGAGCACCTTTACCCTGGTGCATCATACGGCTCCCAACATTCAATTTAAGCCCGCTGCGGAGTGGAATGAGGTGGAAGCCCAACTGTTTGGAACGGTTCACTGCGACTATCCCCGGTGGGTGGAATTTCTCTGCCACGACATCAATGTGCATATTCCCCATCACATTTCCACTGCAATTCCCTTTTATAACCTTCGGATGGCTCACCAAAGTCTTCTGGAGCAGTGGGGATCGCAGCTCCAGACCTGTCGCTTTTCCTGGGCATTAATGACACAAATTACCAATCAGTGTCATCTCTACCACCCAAATCAGTGTTACCAGTCCTTCCAGGAGTTTCACGCTGACTAAGTGCAGCGGATCGCGGTTGTTTGGGAGTTAAGGTCTGAGTTCATCCACTTGCTGGGACTGATCGACAAATTCTTGAACCAGCTGTCGATACTCTCGCAGCGTCTCATCCACCCAACCGCGATCGCTACTGTTGGCCATAATCTGCACCAGAGGCTCACCCGCATCTGGCAAAATTAACACCCAGCTGTCATGTTGGCGGTTACAAATTTTGACCCCATCCACCAGTTCCAGGTTTTCCGGGGCATGGGTTTCGACCAGATGACGCATCAGTGCCCCTTTCACGGTCCAAGGGCAGCGAACGGAGTAAGTCTTGTGGTTAATGCGAGGCAGTTCCGCCCGAATTTGACCCAGCGATCGCTCTTGCAGGCTCAGCATCTCAATCAACTTGGCGATGCAAAACATGGCATCAAACCCTGGATGCATCTGGGGAAAAATAAACCCCATTTCCCCACTGCCACCTAACACCACATTGGATTGGGTATAGCAAGCTTCCATCAGGGCGGTGGGATTGACCTTGGTGCGGATCACCTTGCCATCGTGGCGGCGGGCAATTTGTTCAATGGCACTGGAAACATGCACGGGCACCACCACCGTCCCCCTGGGTTGGGAAGTGAGCACCGTATCGACCATCAGGGCCGTTAAAATTTCCCCCCGAATAGGGATGCCTGCCTCATCGACTAAAATTAATTGCTCACCATTGGCAGACACCTGGACTCCAAAGGTGGCGTGGAGGGCTTCCACCACATGCCCCAGTTGATTCAGCAGCCCTTCCCGATCGGCCGTGGTGGGGGCTGTGTGACTGAGACTGGCATTCAAAACCACGGCATCACAACCAAACTTACCCAACAATTGGGGCAGCACGGCTCCAGACACCGCATATACGTAGTCAATCACTACCTTGGAACTACTGCGGCGCAAAGCTTCCACCTGTAAATGTTTCTCGAAACTGGTGGAGTAAATATCAATTGCCTGACTGAGGATGACAACATTGCCAATTTCATGGATTTGAGCCCGACGCAGATCTTCCTTGAAGTACGCCCCTTCAATTTTTTTCTCCTGGGCTTTGGATAGATTGATCCCCTGGTGATTGAAAAACTCGATCAGAATGTGATCGGAGCGATCCGGATGCACCCGCACATGTAGGCCACCAGACACCGAGAGGGTGGGTAACACGGAACGGGCCACTGGGATTGCAGTTGCTTCTAAATTCAACACATTCACCCCTACGGACATCAGCCCCGCAATCAGCGATCGCGACACCATCCGGGAAATACTGCGCTGATCCCGAGAGACCGTAACCTGGGACCCTTGCTTCAGAGTCGAGCCGTAGGCAGCCCCCAACTTAACGGCAAACTCCGGCGTGATATCCACATTCGCTAAGCCAGAGACCCCCCGCTGCCCAAACAGATTCCGACGAGCGGTGTTTCCCCAGATTAAATTGATATTTAAAGTCGCCCCAGACTCAATCTTCTTACTCGGCCAGACTCTTACCCCTGGACTTATCTGAGCTTCTTCTCCCACGGTGGAGAGGGAACCCACCACCGCTCCTTCAAGGACATGCACCCGGCGATCCACCCTGGCTCCTCGGCCAATAACACAGGCGCGGAGATGCACTTCTTCGCCAATGATGGCACCATTCCAGATGATCGGGCGTTTCAGATCGGCATCGGCTCCAATGGTGACATTATCACCAATGACCGTACCCGATTCAATTTGCACCCGTGGCCCAATGCGGCAATTATCCCCAATCAAAACCGGTGGCTCAATTCGGGCTGTGAGATCAATGTAGGTGTTCTGCCCGACCCAGAGCCCCGGTGACTGTTCTTTATAGGCATAGTCTAGGGTCACCCGCCGCATTAACCCGTCGTACTGAGCTTCCCGATAGACATCTAAATGCCCAATGTCACACCAATAACCCGCCGCAACATAGCCATACATGGGAATGTGCTTTTCCAGCAGCAGGGGAAAGAGATCTTTGGAAAAATCCAATTCTTGATCGCTGGGGAGATACTCCAGCACCTCGGGTTCCAAGATATAGATACCGGTGTTGACCGTATCTGAGAACACTTCCCCCGGAGATGGTTTTTCTAGAAACCGCTGAATCCGCTGCCGATCGTCGGTAATCACCACTCCAAACTCTAGGGGATTGGGAACCTGGGTTAAGACCAGGGTTGCCTGGGAGCAATGCTGACGGTGAAATTCTAGCGCCGCACTGAGATCAAAATCTGTGACACTATCCCCGCTGATGACAATGAAGGTTTCATCCAACAGTTCCGCAACATTCTTGACGCAGCCAGCGGTTCCCAGGGGTTGATCTTCCTCCACCGCATAGATAATCTGCACCCCTAAACTACTCCCATCCTGGAAGTAGTCCCGCATCACATCCGGCAGGTAGTGCAGCGTAGCAATGATCTCCGTGATCTGGTGGCGCTTGAGTAAATTGATGATATGTTCTGCAATCGGTCGTGCCAGAATTGGCACCATTGGTTTGGGAAGGTCGCAGGTCAGGGGCCTGAGTCGCGTTCCGGATCCACCTGCCATTAGCACTGCTCGCATAAACCCTCCTTGCCGAATGCTCCCATGCTAACTTTGCCGACTCGTGGGAATCAATTCCGTAGACTACTCTAAACTTGAAAGAGCAGCCGTCCCTGACTGTGCTGGGAATTGAAATGGTATCAGGATGGCCGTCGTTGTAGATTTATTGACAAGGAGATGCCAATGCAATTAATCGGAATTGCGGTGCTGATCGTCTATATTTTTGGGATTTGGAAATTTCTCACTGGATTTCGCCATACTAACTTTAGTGGGGGGGTGATCAATCGAGCGGTGCTGGCGTTATTGTGGCCGATGTTACTGATCGCCAGCAAATCCTACCGTCAGAACTTTACCCGCGCCCTCCGAGATTAGCGGCGGCTTCGTCGTCATAGGTGATAGATGTCCCAGAAACCAGACCCCCGTCAACCCGTATCGTCGATGTTTTCCCAATTACCAGGCAGTGGTAGCCCAGGAGAAGATGTCTGGCAGACGCTCACCAGTGCGGTTGCGACTCGCTTCAATCGGGAGTATCGCCGGGAAGCCTTTGATCTGCCAGCAGAGGTAGAAGCAATGCCAATTTTTCGCGAATGGGCTGCAGGCGGATTGTCAGCCAAGATTGCTTCGCCCTTTTGGGAACTGGCCAAACCTCAGAAAAACCCAGCACTGTCTGGACATTGGATGTGGAGTCAGCTTTTTGGTATATCCCTGGCGGGAGTGGCAGGCATTGTTTCACGGCCTTGACATCAGTACGGTGGCCCAGGAAAGTCTGACGGCTCGGGGGCCACAGCTCAACTCTAAGCTCTTTAAGGGGGCCACCCTGGGAGTGGCTCACCACTTACCCTATGAAGCCGACCAGTTTGATCTGGCGATCGCCACGGGATGGAGTTGTTACTATCCTTGCGACTACTGGACAGCGGTACTGTCAGAAGTTAAGCGAGTCTTAAAACCAGGGGGGATGTTTGTGTTTGATCTGCTCAATCCTGAGGCTCCCTTGGCAGAAAACTGGGGGATTCTAGAAACCTACCTTGGCGCTGAGGTGTTCCTAGAATCCCTAGACAATTGGCAGAAAACCCTCAAGGCCGCTGGAGCCAAGATTCTGAAAACCCAACCTGGCGAGCTATTCCAGCTCTATACGGTGAAATTTGACAACTGATTTACCATCTCCCCTGCCGCGATCTCCCAATCCTGGATCACCCGAGGGTTCTGTCAAGATTCATTAACTAAAAGTTGACAGAACACCCGATGGCAGGGCTACGACAGCAAGGAGGGACTAAATTCACCGGGCGACTTCGAGATGCAGGAGTACCCCCAAACCCGTACTCATTTCCTGGGCGGTAATTTTGCCATCATTATTGTTATCTAGGGCGTCGAAGACGGCATCGGTGCCCAACCATTCTTCCCGAGTAATAAAACCATCGCCATCGAGGTCATAGACCTGGAACATATCATCTCTGGCCTGACTGAGGGTATGGTCTCCTTCCAAGCGTGCCAGACGTTCAGCCAGAAGTTTTTCCAAGGTTTCCAGGGCTTTGGTAAAGCCTTTAATGCCTTCATCCAGTTTTTCAAAGGCCATGCGATCGCTGGCATGCATTTGATCAAAAGTGGCCTTGTCGATGGAAATTTGTTTGAGATCGAGGGTCGCAGCCTGGGCGGGATCGAGTTGGCGTGGCAGATCTCCTAGGTTAGCCTGTAACTCAGCTAACAGCGCCGGAGAAATGGTTAACAAGTCACAGCCCGCAAGTTGAATAATTTCATCAATGTTGCGGAAGCTAGCTCCCATGACTTCAGTTTTGTAGCCAAACTTTTTGAAGTAATTGTAGATCTGGGTGACGGACAATACCCCTGGATCTTCCGCTGGCGGGTAGCTATCTCGCCCGGTACTTTTCTTGTACCAGTCTAAGATCCGACCCACAAAGGGAGAAATTAAGGTGACACCAGCTTCAGCACAGGCGATCGCCTGGTGGACGCCAAACAGGAGGGTGAGATTACAGTGAATGCCATCTTGCTCTAAAACTTCAGCCGCGCGAATACCTTCCCAGGTAGCCGCAATTTTAATCAAGACGCGATCGCG
This region includes:
- a CDS encoding fatty acid desaturase, encoding MTASTVTTKPQQLPSTDSELRLPDILRTLPRQCFQKDWRQAWTAVLLNSLCVGLGYWGIVSAPWFLLPFCWIFTGTALTGFFVLAHDCGHRSFAKRRWLNDLVGHTLLLPLLYPFHSWRILHNIHHKHTNKLEVDNAWQAFQPEFYSSLGRWGRWGYQGMRGRLWWMASILHWAFLHFNWQRFEGKDRDRVRFSALLVLAFAGIALPLLWVTTGWWGLFSLWLMPWMVYHFWMSTFTLVHHTAPNIQFKPAAEWNEVEAQLFGTVHCDYPRWVEFLCHDINVHIPHHISTAIPFYNLRMAHQSLLEQWGSQLQTCRFSWALMTQITNQCHLYHPNQCYQSFQEFHAD
- a CDS encoding tetratricopeptide repeat protein is translated as MDKPSVWIAGFWLTALGVIAPPALSQPIIAQYPYYPRLNNPNPLNNDEVLTNLLKEGRRLVDVKDFSAALVIYQQAVQLDSRNARIYSGMGYLYAQQGNFSAAVDAYQQAIALDANNADFHYALGFSQASLGNLVAATAAYQQAIVLRRTFTDAYLGLGAVLSRQGNVNGAMTTYRRLLALEPRNARAMESLGVTLLQQKQYPQAIKALERSIVLDSRRGSPHLYLGKARLSQGNLTAAKSEFILASRLDPRNPLIHLQIAKIYQENNDLDQAFLSYQRAAYLRPDLIEAQAGLADILMLRQDYLQAIVAYRQVLALAPENAQAYLNFGLALQARDRRSEAISAFEKARDLFQQQGDQPGAQRAEAALAGLRS
- a CDS encoding transaldolase; translation: MNQFNPQLLREIMVKNLLEQLRAITVVVADTGDILAIEKFTPRDATTNPSLITAAAQMPEYQEIVDQTLLKAKQDAGGSASSAQIVSLAFDRLAVAFGLKILQIIPGRVSTEVDARLSYDTEATIAKARDLIAQYEVAGVSRDRVLIKIAATWEGIRAAEVLEQDGIHCNLTLLFGVHQAIACAEAGVTLISPFVGRILDWYKKSTGRDSYPPAEDPGVLSVTQIYNYFKKFGYKTEVMGASFRNIDEIIQLAGCDLLTISPALLAELQANLGDLPRQLDPAQAATLDLKQISIDKATFDQMHASDRMAFEKLDEGIKGFTKALETLEKLLAERLARLEGDHTLSQARDDMFQVYDLDGDGFITREEWLGTDAVFDALDNNNDGKITAQEMSTGLGVLLHLEVAR
- a CDS encoding class I SAM-dependent methyltransferase, yielding MLRPFGNWPNLRKTQHCLDIGCGVSFLVYPWREWQALFHGLDISTVAQESLTARGPQLNSKLFKGATLGVAHHLPYEADQFDLAIATGWSCYYPCDYWTAVLSEVKRVLKPGGMFVFDLLNPEAPLAENWGILETYLGAEVFLESLDNWQKTLKAAGAKILKTQPGELFQLYTVKFDN
- a CDS encoding mannose-1-phosphate guanyltransferase, whose protein sequence is MRAVLMAGGSGTRLRPLTCDLPKPMVPILARPIAEHIINLLKRHQITEIIATLHYLPDVMRDYFQDGSSLGVQIIYAVEEDQPLGTAGCVKNVAELLDETFIVISGDSVTDFDLSAALEFHRQHCSQATLVLTQVPNPLEFGVVITDDRQRIQRFLEKPSPGEVFSDTVNTGIYILEPEVLEYLPSDQELDFSKDLFPLLLEKHIPMYGYVAAGYWCDIGHLDVYREAQYDGLMRRVTLDYAYKEQSPGLWVGQNTYIDLTARIEPPVLIGDNCRIGPRVQIESGTVIGDNVTIGADADLKRPIIWNGAIIGEEVHLRACVIGRGARVDRRVHVLEGAVVGSLSTVGEEAQISPGVRVWPSKKIESGATLNINLIWGNTARRNLFGQRGVSGLANVDITPEFAVKLGAAYGSTLKQGSQVTVSRDQRSISRMVSRSLIAGLMSVGVNVLNLEATAIPVARSVLPTLSVSGGLHVRVHPDRSDHILIEFFNHQGINLSKAQEKKIEGAYFKEDLRRAQIHEIGNVVILSQAIDIYSTSFEKHLQVEALRRSSSKVVIDYVYAVSGAVLPQLLGKFGCDAVVLNASLSHTAPTTADREGLLNQLGHVVEALHATFGVQVSANGEQLILVDEAGIPIRGEILTALMVDTVLTSQPRGTVVVPVHVSSAIEQIARRHDGKVIRTKVNPTALMEACYTQSNVVLGGSGEMGFIFPQMHPGFDAMFCIAKLIEMLSLQERSLGQIRAELPRINHKTYSVRCPWTVKGALMRHLVETHAPENLELVDGVKICNRQHDSWVLILPDAGEPLVQIMANSSDRGWVDETLREYRQLVQEFVDQSQQVDELRP